The following coding sequences lie in one Arachis stenosperma cultivar V10309 chromosome 5, arast.V10309.gnm1.PFL2, whole genome shotgun sequence genomic window:
- the LOC130979741 gene encoding uncharacterized protein LOC130979741 — MDLFQNPSCIKSKRLEAGLWVAKLVLMMMGVVSLLFLLKVAIIPYTFDLLLSTLPRLWTSARSWLTLPFVYIIVNFIIITIAASSNFSHQSIPFSSATSSPKKTDADSDSDATTTVSDTPTNPTTHPVIQNNEPPNQQEKEVIQHEEEKEKEVEVVDADYDYDKLRALGLSFEKILTSPSLEKCTNDYFLPESDEKGDDHDHDDDHDDTLEATWRAIMEGQGKTMKPQLKKSDTWSGGARISKAEPFQRHNNGQGYGGGDDDDPVTWAQKELRKSETFNDRASLRREKSMTPEELNLRAEAFIKNFNNQMKLQRLESYQRYMKMVNGRA, encoded by the exons AtggatctttttcaaaacccatCTTGTATAAAATCAAAGAGATTGGAAGCAGGATTATGGGTTGCAAAGCTTGTGCTGATGATGATGGGGGTTGTATCCCTTCTTTTTTTGTTGAAAGTGGCAATAATCCCATACACATTCGATCTTCTTCTCTCGACTCTCCCTCGCCTTTGGACCTCTGCAAGAAGCTGGTTGACTCTCCCATTTGTTTACATCATTGTCaacttcatcatcatcaccattgCTGCTTCCTCCAACTTCTCCCACCAATCCATACCCTTCTCTTCTGCTACTTCTTCACCCAAGAAAACTGATGCAGATTCAGATTCAGATGCAACCACCACTGTTTCAGACACTCCCACCAACCCAACTACTCACCCGGTAATCCAAAACAATGAGCCACCAAATCAACAAGAGAAAGAGGTTATTCaacatgaagaagaaaaagaaaaagaagtagaagttgtTGATGCTGATTATGACTATGATAAGTTAAGAGCACTTGGTTTGTCTTTTGAGAAAATCCTGACCAGCCCATCATTGGAAAAGTGCACCAACGACTATTTCTTGCCGGAATCCGATGAAAAAGGTGATGATCATGATCACGATGATGATCATGATGATACACTAGAAGCAACATGGAGGGCTATCATGGAGGGTCAAGGGAAAACAATGAAGCCACAGCTGAAGAAGAGTGACACATGGAGTGGTGGTGCAAGGATTTCCAAGGCAGAGCCATTTCAACGACATAACAATGGACAAG GCTATGGTGGTGGCGATGATGATGATCCTGTGACTTGGGCTCAAAAGGAGCTGAGAAAGTCTGAGACTTTCAACGACAGAGCTTCGTTGAGGAGGGAGAAGTCAATGACCCCTGAGGAGTTGAATCTCAGGGCTGAAGCATTCATTAAGAATTTCAACAATCAGATGAAGCTTCAGAGACTTGAATCTTACCAACGTTACATGAAAATGGTCAATGGCCGAGCTTAG